Proteins from one Oncorhynchus masou masou isolate Uvic2021 chromosome 12, UVic_Omas_1.1, whole genome shotgun sequence genomic window:
- the mrpl24 gene encoding large ribosomal subunit protein uL24m has product MRLTAILSMAAKAAFPKDYRYGTSRPWTIAAKRLNPPGKKRRKVFIEPIAYEDWSVFKGDTVEILSGKDKGKQGKVAQVFRHRNWVILDGLNTHFRYIGKTADYRGTYIASEAPLLIRDISLVDPTDRKPTEVEWRFTEEGEKVRVSLRTGRIVPKPVFQRRDGIVPQQWKDGPKDTSPEETLEKTYTPSLKTLEEEVMEKLGIEEPRRNRKTYWY; this is encoded by the exons ATGCGATTAACAGCCATACTGTCGATGGCCGCTAAGGCTGCCTTCCCTAAAGACTACCGCTACGGCACAAGTCGGCCATGGACCATAGCTGCCAAGAGATTGAACCCACCAGGCAAGAAGAGAAGAAAGGTGTTCATTGAGCCCATAGCTTATGAGGACTGGTCTGTTTTCAAAGGGGACACA GTTGAGATTCTCTCTGGGAAAGACAAAGGAAAGCAGGGCAAAGTGGCCCAGGTCTTCAGACACAGAAACTGGGTCATCCTGGACGGGCTGAACACG CATTTCAGGTACATTGGGAAAACTGCAGATTACCGGGGGACCTATATTGCCAGCGAGGCTCCCCTTCTAATCCGAGACATCTCACTTGTCGACCCTACTGACAG GAAACCCACTGAGGTGGAATGGAGGttcacagaggagggggagaaggtgcGCGTCTCCCTCAGGACGGGCCGCATTGTCCCCAAACCAGTGTTCCAGCGCAGAGACGGCATCGTACCGCAGCAGTGGAAGG ACGGCCCCAAGGACACCAGTCCGGAGGAAACCCTGGAGAAGACTTACACGCCCTCCCTCAAGACTCTGGAGGAGGAGGTAATGGAGAAACTGGGCATCGAGGAACCCAGGAGGAACCGGAAGACCTACTGGTACTGA